GCGCCGCGCTGCCCGAGCCAGGCGCCGAGGTCGCCATGCTCGGCGTATTCGAGCGCCAAGCAGTAGCGCACTTCGTCTCCGTCGGCCTCGGCAAATCGGTCGAAGACGCGAAGCGCGCGGTCCTCGCGGGCGAGGAGGTCGGCGAAATACGCCTCCCGCAGCCAGCCCGACACTCGGTCGCTGATCTTGACGCAAATCTGGCCCGGTAGCACCGGTCCGCCGATGGTGGTCGCGAGGTACACCTCGCCGAATCCGCCCTTGCCGATGCGCTTGTCGAGCCGGTAGGTGCGTCCGGATTCCGAGCTGTACGCCGTGCGGTGCGACGCCGCTTCGGGCGGCGGATGCTGAGCCGCGACCGGGGGCGCCGGCCGCGTGTGGTGCCGGGTGACGTGAGCGCGAAGCGTGACGTTGTCTGCCATACGCCAACCGAAATGTATCGCCCGGCAACTGTGGCCGAGATCGCGAATCAGCAGCCGTCCTGCCTGAGCCAGGGCTCGTCGAGCTTCGCCGGTGTGGCGGCGGCGAGTCGCTTTCGCCACGCGGACACTATGGTAGTGGTCGCCGGCCCGAGGGGCGTGTCCAAGCTGACGTCCCCGGCCTCGCCGCGCCATAGCGCGCGCACTGCCGCGACGCCTTTCCGACGTTGAAAAAAGTCGACGAGGCTCGCCGCCGTGTAATACGAGGGGAGTTCGGGCAGCGTATCGAACGCGGCGCTGGTGAGAAGCGACAACGGAGGCGCCGCGCGGTCGCGCACGTAGCCGGCCGCGATCGCGTCGATCGCATGTCCCTGGCACGTGCCAGTCGCCCGAGTGGCCAACCCTTCGTCGAGCCACGTTCCGCTTCGCCGGCGCCCCCAACGGTGCGCGGCGTAGGTGTGCGTGAGCATATGACGGTAGAACGCGCGGTAGCCATCGCCGGCGACGAGAACGGCGGTGAGCTCGCTCGGGTAGCCGTTGCCGGTGACCGGGTCGCCGATGAGGCGGCGCATGTCATCGCGCGTCTCGACGAGAAAAAGCTCGACCGGTTCTTCACCGTCGACCTCGGGCTCGTCGATCAACGCGAGGACGATCCGCCGCGCGTTCTCGACCGAATCGGCGATCACATCGATCCGCGCGGGATTCATTCCGTTCGCCAGGTGGATGCGAAAGTGCGTCGTGGCGAACGACTTCCAGGTGAAGTTCGAATCCGACAGCAACTCGCCCGCGATCGCGCCGGTCGTCTCCACCGCCGTCGACGGAATCGGTCGCGGCCGCTCTCGTGCCGGATGATGGCACGCGGTAGAAACCAGAAGCGTGAGCCAGATCGTCGCGCGCGTCGAAGTCGAGGCCACGCCCCGTATGCATCATGACCCGTTCCCGGATGCGTCGTCCGCGCGAACAGCGGCGCGCGTCTGGCGGGCGGCCCCGGCCGCAGGCAATTTCCCGTATGAAATTCGTCTTGTTCTACGAGTCGGCTCCCGACTTTCGGTCGAAGGTGCCGCTTCACATCGAAGCGCACCGTGGGCAGTGGCGGTCGTTCTCGGCCGACGGCCGGCTGTTGATGATCGGGCCGTTCGCCGACGAGCCGGCTGGGGGCGCGATGGGCGTTTTTACGACCCGGGCCGCGGCCGAGGAGTTCGCGCGGAGTGATCCGTTCGTGACCAACGGCCTCGTCGCCAAGTGGACCATTCGAGAATGGATGGAGGCGCTGGTTCCCGAGTGATTCGCCGGCGCTTCGTGGCGTTGGACTCACGCAGGCCGCGCATCGTCTTCTTCAAGAAAGGATCACGGTGACACTGCCCGAATCGTTGTTCGCGCCGTGGGAAACGTTCTATGTGATCGTCGGCTCGGCCGGCGGCGCGCTGACCGGTCTTTTGTTCGTCGTCGTCGCGCTCGCCGCGGACCGCGCCACCGCCGGCACGGAGCGCGGGCTGAGCGCGTTCACCACGCCGTCGGTGTTTCACTTCGTGCTCGTGATGGCGATCTCCGCGATCGTCACGATGCCGCGCCGCGGGTTGATGAGTCTCAGCCTGGTGCTCGTGGCGTGCGCCGTCGTCGGCGCGACCGTCACCATCGTGGCGACGTGGCGCATCATGACGTTCGAGCAGTACAAGCCGGTGGCCGAGGATTGGTTGTCGCACGGCGTCGTTCCGGGTGCGTCGTACGTCGCGCTGCTCGTCGCGGCGATCGTGCTGCCGGCGGCGACCGAGCTCGCGTCGTATCTCATCGCGTCGTCGACGCTGGTGCTGTTGTTCGTCGGGATCCACAACGCGTGGGACGTGGCGCTGTACAGCGCGACGAACATGCCGCGTCGCGACGACACGCGGCCGCCGGCGCCACCACAACCGCCGCCGCAATAACGGATCACGAGTCGCCGCGCAATCCCCGCGGTGACGACTGTCCCGGCACAGCGGCTCACGCGGCCCCACCAAACGTTCTCGCGACGCCCGGTGTAGTCGTTTCGGCGCGCAGCCTCTTCGTCCCACGCATGCGCCGGCTGGTCCGCGCGAGGCGTGCCTTAACAATTCTTAATGCGTGTTTTGTGACGCGCCGCCCGACGCGAGCGGTTGCACCGTCGACAACACGCTGACGCGGGACGGCGACGGGGGGCCGCCGTGGCGACGACGCGCGCCACCGCGGGACGTGTTCCAACCACATCCTCCGTCATGAGACCATCTGTATTACGAAGAGACCGTCCCGGTCGCGGCCGAACGTTCGCGCTGGTCGCCGCGCTGCTTCTGCCGTCGCTCGCCGGCGCGCAGGCGACGGTGACCGGCAAGGCCACGGCGGCCGGCCAACCGATCGTCGACGTCCGCGTCCTCGTTCGCGGCACGAACCTCACCGCGACGACCAACGCGCAAGGCGTCTACACTCTCCGCAACGTGCCGGCCGGCGCGCAGACCATCGAAGCCCTCCGCGTCGGATACCGGGCGCAGCAAGCCAACGTCCAGGTGACGAACGGTGACACGAAGACCGTCGACTTCACCATGGAGGCCGCGGTCGTACAACTCGCCGACGTCGTCACGACGGCGACCGGCGAACAGCGACGCGTCGAGTTGGGCAACGCCATCACGACGCTCGGCGACGTCAACAACACGGTCGAGACGACGCCGATCAACTCGCTCGCCGACCTCATGGTCGCGAAAGCGCCCGGCGTCGTCGTGCTCCCCGGCAACGAGACGGGATCGAGCCCGGTCGTGCGCATTCGCGGGACGAATTCTCTCTCGCTCAGCAACGCCCCGATTTACGTCATCGACGGCGTCCGCATGACGTCGGCGTCGGTCGGCGTGAGCACCGGCGGCACGACGACGAGCTTCCTGAACGACGTGAGTCCCGAGGAGATCGAGGACATCGAGATCGTGAAGGGACCGTCGGCCGCGACGCTGTACGGTACCGACGCGGCGAACGGCGTCATCGTGATCACCACGAAGAAGGGGCGCGCCGGCGCGACGCGGTGGACGTACTTCGGTGAAGCCGGCTCGGTGGACGACCGCAACCAATACGCGAGTCAGTACGCGCTCTTCGGCCACAACGCGTCGGGCGCACTGACGCGCTGCGTGCTCGAGACGGTCGCCATCGGCTCGTGCACGCCCGACAGCCTCCTGTCGTTCAACCCGCTCATGAACTCGAGCGTGACGCCGATTCATCTCGGCCATCGCGACGAGTACGGCGCGCAGGCGAGCGGCGGCAACGAAGCGGTGCGCTTTTTCGTCTCGGGCGACCTCGAGAACGAGATCGGCCCGATCAAGATGCCCGGCTTCGCCCAGACCTTCCTCGACTCGGTCGCCGACCCCGCAACCAACGGCGAGGTGTATCCTGAAGCGTTCCAGCGTCAGAGCCTCCGCGCGAATTTGAACGCGACGCTCTCGTCCAAGCTCGACCTGAACGCGTCCGCCGGTTTCACCAACCGGAACCAAC
Above is a genomic segment from Gemmatimonadaceae bacterium containing:
- a CDS encoding YciI family protein gives rise to the protein MKFVLFYESAPDFRSKVPLHIEAHRGQWRSFSADGRLLMIGPFADEPAGGAMGVFTTRAAAEEFARSDPFVTNGLVAKWTIREWMEALVPE